The Hyalangium gracile genome contains a region encoding:
- a CDS encoding serine/threonine-protein kinase — protein sequence MNFLCPACRTPLPGARAAVVATCSGCGVEVDLARVETAPGTARLSPEVDLSGEQLGGLSLKRRLGAGGMGTVYEAEGALGPCAVKVLSAMVAADPSVRARFRREAEALRRIEHPAVVRVLAEGEERGFCWYAMERVDGPDLRARLAEGPLPAAEVEGLARRVLSALGAAHARGFVHRDVKPSNLLLAKDGVKLCDFGIARLDGATTLTASAALIGSLRYMAPEQQRLGRADARSDLYALGLVLHEALAGGIPDERPLPPGVPRRLRTLLSRLLAEKPEQRPASAEAALKLLERRIPVGALSVGGAAALALGAFLVLGPGRLALVSTAGDDPKEATEKKLATKEPATSKDPEPQRKLPVEQSAQAAPPIQEKSARLEEPRTQNQGKTVPVKLDVAPQKMRSKKPGKAMEPLPGKP from the coding sequence ATGAACTTTCTCTGCCCTGCCTGCCGCACGCCACTGCCCGGAGCGCGAGCCGCCGTCGTGGCGACGTGCAGCGGGTGTGGGGTGGAGGTGGACCTGGCCCGAGTGGAGACGGCGCCCGGCACGGCGCGCCTGTCGCCCGAGGTAGATCTGTCCGGCGAGCAGCTCGGGGGCCTGTCCCTGAAGCGGCGGCTGGGCGCGGGCGGCATGGGCACGGTGTACGAGGCCGAGGGCGCCCTGGGCCCGTGCGCGGTGAAGGTGCTGTCCGCGATGGTGGCGGCGGATCCCTCCGTGCGCGCCCGCTTCCGCCGCGAGGCCGAGGCCCTGCGGCGCATCGAGCACCCCGCCGTGGTGCGAGTGCTGGCCGAGGGCGAGGAGCGCGGCTTCTGCTGGTATGCGATGGAGCGGGTGGACGGGCCGGACCTGCGCGCGAGGCTGGCGGAGGGGCCCCTGCCGGCGGCGGAGGTGGAGGGGCTGGCGCGGCGGGTGCTGTCGGCGCTGGGCGCGGCGCATGCGCGTGGCTTCGTCCACCGTGACGTGAAGCCGAGCAACCTCCTGCTGGCGAAGGACGGCGTGAAGCTGTGTGACTTCGGCATCGCCCGCCTGGATGGGGCCACCACGCTCACGGCCTCGGCCGCGCTGATTGGCTCGTTGCGGTACATGGCGCCCGAGCAGCAGCGGCTGGGCCGCGCGGATGCGCGCTCGGATCTGTATGCGCTGGGGCTCGTGCTGCACGAGGCGCTCGCGGGCGGGATTCCCGATGAGCGGCCCCTGCCTCCCGGTGTGCCGAGGCGGCTGCGCACCCTGCTGTCACGGCTGCTGGCCGAGAAGCCCGAACAGCGGCCCGCCAGCGCCGAGGCCGCGCTGAAGCTGCTGGAGCGTCGCATCCCCGTGGGAGCGCTGAGCGTGGGCGGCGCGGCGGCCCTGGCGCTGGGAGCATTCCTGGTCTTGGGGCCGGGACGCTTGGCCCTTGTCTCCACCGCGGGCGACGACCCGAAGGAAGCCACGGAGAAGAAGCTTGCGACGAAGGAGCCCGCGACTTCGAAGGATCCGGAGCCGCAGCGAAAGCTCCCTGTCGAGCAGAGCGCCCAGGCCGCGCCGCCGATCCAGGAGAAGTCAGCGAGGCTCGAGGAGCCCCGGACGCAGAACCAGGGCAAGACGGTCCCGGTGAAGCTCGACGTGGCCCCCCAGAAGATGCGCTCCAAGAAGCCTGGCAAGGCAATGGAGCCCCTGCCGGGCAAGCCTTGA
- a CDS encoding sigma 54-interacting transcriptional regulator — MLAVARLVAMFGPCRGIARELDSPLIVGRAAEGGLQLLDDKVSREHCTIEPIGPAGHVLRDLGSRNGTWLNGQLLKETTRLRPGDHISVGESVLVYEPSFEALRARDGESTLVLTRTRPETARSGIPPTSEALARAGELALRAATASSPEAAAGLVLEALDSALRPTALTVLRLAPNGMLHPLLARPVGSHVTLSRELVNAALKLGRALAMPEAQARPETDNLLTRVRQGDAHVLYAPLYTGGGPAGALCILRDTAFSDDELALAGALAGAAGPSLCPPPEPHIPSTLTYSSPVAESNAMREVMRLVNAAAQVQSTVLITGESGTGKEEVARAIHTLGTRSKGPFIAVNCGAIPAELAESELFGHEKGAFTGAVNARAGVFEQADGGTLFLDEVGDLPAALQVKLLRVLQDRLVHRVGGRAGVPVDVRVIAATHRNLIEAVRAGNFREDLYWRLNVVRIHLAPLRDRPEDILPLAERFLARMGPQLGRRATGFTDEARAALRACPWPGNARQLANAIERALVLKAPGDLIGLLDLPPEVVAPEPKPMTGGNSAPAPGVTLADVVRTVEREHIVLALKRAKGVKSTAAEALGISRPTLDRKIEEYGINLFE, encoded by the coding sequence ATGCTGGCCGTGGCGAGACTGGTGGCGATGTTCGGCCCCTGCCGGGGCATAGCGCGAGAGCTGGATTCCCCCCTCATCGTGGGCAGGGCCGCCGAGGGCGGGCTCCAGCTCCTCGATGACAAGGTCAGTCGGGAGCACTGCACCATCGAGCCCATTGGCCCCGCGGGCCATGTGCTCAGGGACCTGGGCTCTCGCAATGGCACGTGGCTCAACGGCCAGCTCCTCAAGGAGACCACGCGGCTGCGCCCCGGAGACCACATCTCCGTGGGCGAGAGCGTCCTGGTGTACGAGCCCTCCTTCGAGGCCCTGCGCGCCCGGGACGGGGAGTCCACCCTCGTGCTCACCCGCACCCGGCCGGAGACGGCTCGCAGCGGCATTCCGCCGACCTCGGAGGCGCTCGCGCGCGCCGGGGAGCTGGCCCTGCGCGCCGCCACCGCCTCCTCGCCCGAGGCCGCCGCGGGCCTGGTGCTCGAGGCGCTCGACTCGGCGCTGCGGCCCACGGCGCTCACCGTGCTGCGGCTGGCCCCCAATGGCATGCTGCACCCGCTGCTGGCCCGGCCCGTGGGCTCCCACGTGACCCTGAGCCGGGAGCTGGTGAATGCCGCGCTGAAGCTCGGCCGGGCGCTGGCCATGCCCGAGGCCCAGGCCCGCCCCGAGACGGACAACCTGCTCACGCGCGTGCGCCAGGGCGATGCCCACGTCCTGTACGCCCCCCTCTACACGGGAGGCGGCCCGGCCGGCGCGCTCTGCATCCTGCGAGACACCGCCTTCTCCGATGACGAGCTGGCCCTGGCCGGAGCGCTCGCCGGAGCCGCGGGGCCCTCGCTCTGCCCGCCGCCCGAGCCGCACATCCCCAGCACCCTCACCTACTCGTCGCCCGTGGCCGAGAGCAACGCCATGCGCGAGGTGATGCGGCTGGTCAACGCCGCCGCGCAGGTGCAGTCCACCGTCCTCATCACCGGCGAGAGCGGCACCGGCAAGGAGGAGGTGGCGCGCGCCATCCACACCCTGGGCACCCGCTCGAAAGGGCCCTTCATCGCCGTCAACTGCGGCGCCATCCCCGCCGAGCTCGCCGAGAGCGAGCTGTTCGGCCACGAGAAGGGCGCCTTCACCGGGGCGGTGAATGCTCGCGCCGGCGTCTTCGAGCAGGCTGACGGCGGCACCCTGTTCCTCGACGAGGTGGGGGACCTGCCCGCGGCCCTGCAGGTGAAGCTGCTGCGCGTGCTGCAGGATCGGCTGGTGCACCGTGTGGGCGGGCGCGCGGGCGTGCCGGTGGATGTGCGCGTGATTGCCGCTACCCACCGCAACCTCATCGAGGCGGTGCGCGCGGGCAACTTCCGGGAGGACCTCTACTGGCGCCTCAACGTGGTGCGCATCCACCTGGCGCCCTTGAGGGACAGGCCCGAGGACATCCTCCCCCTGGCCGAGCGCTTCCTGGCGCGCATGGGGCCGCAGCTCGGCCGGCGCGCCACGGGCTTCACGGACGAGGCTCGTGCCGCCCTGCGCGCCTGTCCCTGGCCGGGCAACGCGCGCCAGCTGGCCAACGCCATCGAGCGCGCGCTCGTCCTCAAGGCGCCGGGAGACCTCATCGGCCTGCTGGACTTGCCCCCCGAGGTGGTGGCGCCCGAGCCCAAGCCGATGACGGGTGGGAACAGCGCGCCCGCGCCCGGTGTCACACTCGCGGACGTGGTGCGGACGGTGGAGCGTGAGCACATCGTCCTGGCGCTGAAGCGGGCCAAGGGCGTGAAGTCGACGGCCGCCGAGGCGCTGGGCATCTCCCGGCCGACGTTGGACCGGAAGATCGAAGAGTACGGAATCAACCTGTTCGAATGA
- a CDS encoding ARPP-1 family domain-containing protein, translated as MKRTLAVLAVPLLLVSSLAIAQSILNASQAPIAQAQHSPPSAAAPAPQEHASDFSLGDFEAGEPVLAYNLAVIPLHTRKGPPYDDYTVLEEAQAARQVVISEVGEGGSVPELAVRNRDTRPLYLLGGEVVLGGKQDRMVQSDVVVDAGERRRVPVVCVEQGRWNGKDLTFQPGLAVAHPDLRRAALFSEQGAVWGEVARKSEASGVSSPTGTYRRVLQDAKLRARIGQYLDELQAKLPRDERMAGLAVAINGELEVVDVFDSPRLYGKLERKLLASYVLAALEKQPGRPENAESARAKARSLKHKDIDDFVKGSGPQAQPAQQVQNKVFRSKGKAIHGTFFGSSEKK; from the coding sequence ATGAAGCGCACCCTCGCCGTCCTCGCCGTTCCCCTGCTGCTCGTCTCGTCCCTGGCCATCGCCCAGAGCATCCTCAATGCCTCCCAGGCGCCCATTGCGCAGGCCCAGCACTCCCCTCCCTCCGCCGCCGCGCCCGCGCCGCAGGAGCATGCCTCGGACTTCAGCCTCGGGGATTTCGAGGCCGGGGAGCCCGTGCTCGCCTACAACCTCGCCGTCATTCCCCTGCACACGCGCAAGGGCCCGCCCTACGACGACTACACCGTGCTCGAGGAGGCCCAGGCCGCGCGCCAGGTCGTCATCAGCGAGGTGGGTGAGGGCGGCTCCGTCCCCGAGCTCGCCGTGCGCAACCGCGACACCCGCCCGCTGTACCTGCTCGGTGGCGAGGTGGTGCTCGGCGGCAAGCAGGACCGCATGGTCCAGTCCGACGTCGTGGTGGACGCCGGCGAGCGCCGCCGCGTGCCCGTCGTCTGCGTCGAGCAGGGCCGCTGGAACGGGAAGGACCTCACCTTCCAGCCGGGGCTCGCCGTGGCCCACCCGGACCTGCGCCGCGCCGCCCTCTTCTCCGAGCAGGGCGCCGTCTGGGGCGAGGTGGCTCGCAAGTCCGAGGCCTCCGGCGTCTCCAGCCCCACCGGCACCTACCGGCGCGTGCTCCAGGACGCGAAGCTGCGCGCGCGCATCGGCCAGTACCTCGACGAACTCCAGGCGAAGCTGCCGCGCGACGAGCGCATGGCCGGCCTGGCCGTGGCCATCAACGGCGAGCTGGAGGTGGTGGACGTCTTCGACAGCCCCAGGCTCTACGGGAAGCTGGAGCGCAAGCTGCTCGCCTCCTATGTGCTCGCCGCGCTGGAGAAGCAGCCGGGCCGCCCGGAGAACGCCGAGAGCGCTCGCGCCAAGGCCCGCTCCCTCAAGCACAAGGACATCGACGACTTCGTGAAGGGCTCGGGGCCCCAGGCCCAGCCGGCCCAGCAGGTGCAGAACAAGGTGTTCCGCTCCAAGGGCAAGGCCATCCACGGCACCTTCTTCGGGTCCTCCGAGAAGAAGTAG